The Myxocyprinus asiaticus isolate MX2 ecotype Aquarium Trade chromosome 31, UBuf_Myxa_2, whole genome shotgun sequence genome has a segment encoding these proteins:
- the LOC127422524 gene encoding CD166 antigen homolog A-like isoform X1: protein MHWSALLTCLLTLSLMKQVSGLEIVNGKYGETVEIPCKNGRDKPQAVMMAKWKYGSDGNILVKQAGQNASLSEDVKYKNRASIKEDFSLVITQVTMADQKTFTCMVVVGEDILENSVQLVIYKAPSQPKIAKQATVMEIGKLTTLAQCHTTGANPAANITWFKNKTPLMPDETAIKITTVVDVDSETGLSTTTSKLDYAAVKEDIDAQFTCRVQHIRSAEMESAAVNLTVIYPTEKVSLQVMSQGPFKEGDNVTLKCTADGNPPPKSYSFYIKGEKKTVENSNTYTLTHLTRASTGEIKCSLVDNEDLTDSAFITVDYLDVFLDTTGKVSKKLGESFETALNVSASGKHQISWRKGNSKLDILLPKFYKLKYSDAGVYECIVSMAGLQKTRTFELIVEGRPVIKNLIKKRSDESMTKILRCEAEGSPKPTVQWSVNGTNVAETAYVDGKITYSITIVPKVNLTVSCTVSNVLGSDIKSINVSTLVDDVTMDKREDQKDEHSDQMALAVGIVVGLILATLAIGLAYWMYLKKFRQGTWKTGEKEDGSAEESKKLEENQSQKTDV, encoded by the exons TGAGTGGCTTGGAAATTGTCAATGGCAAGTATGGAGAGACTGTTGAAATCCCATGCAAGAATGGACGTGACAAACCACAGGCTGTCATGATGGCCAAATGGAAATAT GGCAGCGATGGCAACATACTGGTGAAACAGGCGGGTCAGAATGCCAGTCTTTCAGAGGATGTGAAGTACAAAAACAGAGCCAGTATTAAAGAGGACTTCAGTCTCGTCATTACGCAAGTGACAATGGCTGATCAGAAAACCTTTACTTGCATGGTGGTGGTAGGCGAAGACATTTTGGAAAACTCTGTTCAACTGGTGATTTATA AGGCTCCTTCGCAACCTAAGATTGCAAAGCAAGCAACTGTGATGGAGATTGGCAAACTAACTACG CTAGCGCAGTGCCATACTACAGGTGCAAATCCAGCTGCCAACATCACATGGTTCAAGAACAAAACTCCACTCATGCCTGATGAAACCG CCATTAAAATCACCACAGTTGTGGATGTTGATAGTGAGACAGGACTGTCCACCACAACCTCTAAGCTTGATTATGCTGCAGTGAAGGAAGACATTGATGCCCAGTTTACCTGTCGAGTTCAACACATCAGGTCTGCTGAAATGGAGTCTGCAGCTGTTAACCTCACTGTGATCT ACCCCACCGAGAAGGTCAGTCTCCAGGTAATGTCCCAGGGTCCTTTTAAGGAAGGGGACAATGTGACCCTTAAATGCACAGCAGATGGAAACCCCCCACCTAAAAGCTACAGCTTCTATATCAAG GGGGAGAAAAAGACTGTGGAGAACTCCAACACATACACCTTGACCCACCTCACTCGGGCTAGCACTGGGGAAATCAAATGCTCACTGGTGGACAATGAAGATTTGACAGATTCTGCATTCATCACAGTTGACT ATCTTGACGTGTTCCTCGACACCACTGGTAAAGTTTCAAAGAAACTTGGCGAGAGCTTTGAGACTGCTCTAAATGTCAGTGCCTCAGGAAAGCATCAAATATCCTGGAGAAAG GGCAATTCCAAGCTGGATATCCTCCTACCCAAGTTTTACAAGTTGAAGTACTCTGACGCAGGAGTGTATGAGTGTATTGTTTCCATGGCTGGCCTCCAGAAAACACGTACATTTGAATTGATAGTTGAAG GTCGTCCAGTGATCAAGAACCTAATCAAGAAGCGCAGTGATGAAAGCATGACCAAGATCTTGAGATGTGAGGCTGAAGGCTCTCCAAAACCCACTGTACAGTGGAGTGTCAATGGCACAAAT GTCGCTGAGACTGCTTATGTGGATGGCAAAATCACGTACAGCATCACTATTGTTCCAAAGGTTAATCTCACTGTGTCCTGCACTGTCTCTAATGTCTTGGGCTCTGACATTAAGAGCATTAATGTGTCAACAC TTGTTGATGACGTGACTATGGACAAAAGAG aagatcaGAAAGATGAACATAGTGACCAGATGGCACTGGCTGTTGGCATTGTTGTTGGCCTGATACTGGCCACACTTGCAATAGGGCTCGCCTATTGGATGTATTTGAAAAAGTTCAG GCAAGGCACCTGGAAAACTGGAGAAAAGGAGGATGGATCAGCGGAGGAGAGCAAGAAACTGGAAGAAAATCAGAGCCAAAAAACAGACGTGTAA
- the LOC127422524 gene encoding CD166 antigen homolog A-like isoform X2, whose amino-acid sequence MHWSALLTCLLTLSLMKQVSGLEIVNGKYGETVEIPCKNGRDKPQAVMMAKWKYGSDGNILVKQAGQNASLSEDVKYKNRASIKEDFSLVITQVTMADQKTFTCMVVVGEDILENSVQLVIYKAPSQPKIAKQATVMEIGKLTTLAQCHTTGANPAANITWFKNKTPLMPDETAIKITTVVDVDSETGLSTTTSKLDYAAVKEDIDAQFTCRVQHIRSAEMESAAVNLTVIYPTEKVSLQVMSQGPFKEGDNVTLKCTADGNPPPKSYSFYIKGEKKTVENSNTYTLTHLTRASTGEIKCSLVDNEDLTDSAFITVDYLDVFLDTTGKVSKKLGESFETALNVSASGKHQISWRKGNSKLDILLPKFYKLKYSDAGVYECIVSMAGLQKTRTFELIVEGRPVIKNLIKKRSDESMTKILRCEAEGSPKPTVQWSVNGTNVAETAYVDGKITYSITIVPKVNLTVSCTVSNVLGSDIKSINVSTLVDDVTMDKRDQKDEHSDQMALAVGIVVGLILATLAIGLAYWMYLKKFRQGTWKTGEKEDGSAEESKKLEENQSQKTDV is encoded by the exons TGAGTGGCTTGGAAATTGTCAATGGCAAGTATGGAGAGACTGTTGAAATCCCATGCAAGAATGGACGTGACAAACCACAGGCTGTCATGATGGCCAAATGGAAATAT GGCAGCGATGGCAACATACTGGTGAAACAGGCGGGTCAGAATGCCAGTCTTTCAGAGGATGTGAAGTACAAAAACAGAGCCAGTATTAAAGAGGACTTCAGTCTCGTCATTACGCAAGTGACAATGGCTGATCAGAAAACCTTTACTTGCATGGTGGTGGTAGGCGAAGACATTTTGGAAAACTCTGTTCAACTGGTGATTTATA AGGCTCCTTCGCAACCTAAGATTGCAAAGCAAGCAACTGTGATGGAGATTGGCAAACTAACTACG CTAGCGCAGTGCCATACTACAGGTGCAAATCCAGCTGCCAACATCACATGGTTCAAGAACAAAACTCCACTCATGCCTGATGAAACCG CCATTAAAATCACCACAGTTGTGGATGTTGATAGTGAGACAGGACTGTCCACCACAACCTCTAAGCTTGATTATGCTGCAGTGAAGGAAGACATTGATGCCCAGTTTACCTGTCGAGTTCAACACATCAGGTCTGCTGAAATGGAGTCTGCAGCTGTTAACCTCACTGTGATCT ACCCCACCGAGAAGGTCAGTCTCCAGGTAATGTCCCAGGGTCCTTTTAAGGAAGGGGACAATGTGACCCTTAAATGCACAGCAGATGGAAACCCCCCACCTAAAAGCTACAGCTTCTATATCAAG GGGGAGAAAAAGACTGTGGAGAACTCCAACACATACACCTTGACCCACCTCACTCGGGCTAGCACTGGGGAAATCAAATGCTCACTGGTGGACAATGAAGATTTGACAGATTCTGCATTCATCACAGTTGACT ATCTTGACGTGTTCCTCGACACCACTGGTAAAGTTTCAAAGAAACTTGGCGAGAGCTTTGAGACTGCTCTAAATGTCAGTGCCTCAGGAAAGCATCAAATATCCTGGAGAAAG GGCAATTCCAAGCTGGATATCCTCCTACCCAAGTTTTACAAGTTGAAGTACTCTGACGCAGGAGTGTATGAGTGTATTGTTTCCATGGCTGGCCTCCAGAAAACACGTACATTTGAATTGATAGTTGAAG GTCGTCCAGTGATCAAGAACCTAATCAAGAAGCGCAGTGATGAAAGCATGACCAAGATCTTGAGATGTGAGGCTGAAGGCTCTCCAAAACCCACTGTACAGTGGAGTGTCAATGGCACAAAT GTCGCTGAGACTGCTTATGTGGATGGCAAAATCACGTACAGCATCACTATTGTTCCAAAGGTTAATCTCACTGTGTCCTGCACTGTCTCTAATGTCTTGGGCTCTGACATTAAGAGCATTAATGTGTCAACAC TTGTTGATGACGTGACTATGGACAAAAGAG atcaGAAAGATGAACATAGTGACCAGATGGCACTGGCTGTTGGCATTGTTGTTGGCCTGATACTGGCCACACTTGCAATAGGGCTCGCCTATTGGATGTATTTGAAAAAGTTCAG GCAAGGCACCTGGAAAACTGGAGAAAAGGAGGATGGATCAGCGGAGGAGAGCAAGAAACTGGAAGAAAATCAGAGCCAAAAAACAGACGTGTAA